One stretch of Monomorium pharaonis isolate MP-MQ-018 chromosome 10, ASM1337386v2, whole genome shotgun sequence DNA includes these proteins:
- the LOC105840363 gene encoding 40S ribosomal protein S16 encodes MQKKQKEPIHSVQVFGRKKSATAVAYCKRGRGNLRVNGRPLELVEPRVLQYKLQEPILLLGKEKFSGVDIRVRVSGGGHVAQIYAIRQAISKALVAYYQKYVDEASKKEVKDILIQYDRTLLVADPRRCEPKKFGGPGARARYQKSYR; translated from the exons ATGCAGAAG aaacAAAAGGAACCGATTCACTCCGTGCAGGTCTTCGGACGCAAG AAAAGCGCGACCGCAGTTGCATACTGCAAACGCGGCCGTGGAAATCTCCGCGTCAACGGTCGGCCGCTGGAGCTGGTGGAACCCCGTGTGTTGCAGTACAAATTGCAGGAGCCTATTCTACTGCTAGGGAAA GAAAAGTTCTCTGGAGTTGATATTAGAGTGAGGGTGAGTGGTGGTGGTCACGTGGCACAGATCTATGCAATTCGACAAGCTATTTCTAAAGCTCTTGTTGcttattatcaaaaat ATGTTGACGAAGCCAGCAAGAAGGAAGTAAAGGATATTCTAATCCAATACGATCGTACTCTCCTTGTTGCTGACCCAAGGAGGTGCGAGCCAAAGAAATTTGGTGGTCCAGGTGCCAGAGCACGATACCAGAAATCTTATCGTTAA
- the LOC105840335 gene encoding serine/threonine-protein kinase VRK1 — MATKAKKAPKKVGYQIPAGKIFKEHLTKNTWILGKSVSVGDFVEIYSATPCFGTIPMDYKDYPNVIKIEPHGHGQLFAEITFHMWNCKSCEIDNWQKKRKLTALGIPRYIGSGIIEHENTRYRFLIMDRYRENLWKIFVENYNRHFPEYIVYKLALQIIDILEYIHYKNYVHADIKGENLLLDWNSYDQVYLVNFGLASRSTSSTELKVDPKKAHNGTLQYMSRDAHMGVPTRRGDIESLCYNMIMWLCGFLPWEKLLEPAIVQKEKQKAFSNMNSFLDKCFHGSTPQALYKFMNILTSMKFNTRPSYEKLKETLIIGLKNLGHKPDGKLKLNIIDMSTQKIASVKNIRKRTRGIENKHCDTNDIEKALDDMDLNCEYDIQINKKMEKKFMKETNNGALINSIKCDSEDDSDIEPLSESSNKINQKKLVTNKIKLKIKSLNDGEVEIVSEGTKLRLVVNMNHHNK; from the exons ATGGCAACGAAAGCAAAAAAAGCGCCAAAGAAAGTGGGTTATCAAATACCCGCTGGAAAGATTTTCAAGGAGCATTTGACGAAGAATACATGGATCCTTGGCAAATCAGTCAGCGTCGGCGATTTCGTGGAGATTTATTCCG CCACACCATGTTTTGGAACAATTCCCATGGATTATAAAGATTATcctaatgttataaaaatt gAACCACATGGACATGGTCAGTTATTTGCAGAAATAACTTTTCATATGTGGAACTGTAAGTCATGTGAAA TTGATAACTGgcagaaaaaaaggaaacttaCTGCGCTCGGAATCCCTAGATATATTGGTTCTGGAATTATTGAGCATGAAAATACAAGAtatcgttttttaataatggatCGATACAGAGAAAATTTGTGGAAAATATTTGTGGAGAATTATAATAGACATTTTCCAGAATACATCGTGTATAAACTAGCTTTACAAATA atagaTATATTGGAATACAttcattacaaaaattatgtacatgcTGATATTAAAGGAGAAAATTTGTTATTGGATTGGAATTCTTATGATCAAGTCTACTTAGTCAATTTTGGTTTAGCTTCTCGCTCTACATCAAGCACTGAATTAAAAGTTGACCCAAAGAAAGCACACAATGGCACTTTACAATACATGAGCAGAGACGCTCATATGGGAG tACCAACACGTCGTGGTGATATTGAAAGTTTGTGTTATAATATGATTATGTGGTTATGCGGTTTTTTACCATGGGAAAAGTTACTTGAGCCAGCTATCGTTCAAAAAGAAAAGCAAAAGGCTTTCAGTAATATGAACAGTTTCCTGGATAAGTGTTTTCATGGATCTACTCCACAAGCTCTCTACAAATTCATGAATATATTAACTagtatgaaatttaatacgaGACCATCCTATGAAAAATTGAaggaaactttaataattggTTTAAAGAACCTGGGTCATAAACCAGAtggaaaattaaagttaaatatcatTGATATGTCTACTCAAAAAATAGCTTCTGTaaaaaacataagaaaaaGGACCAGAGGTATTGAAAACAAACATTGTGATACAAACGATATTGAAAAAGCATTAGATGATATGGATCTGAATTGTGAATatgatattcaaattaataaaaaaatggaaaaaaaatttatgaaagaaacaaataatggAGCTTTAATCAATTCAATCAAATGTGATTCTGAAGATGATTCTGATATAGAG cCCCTATCAGAaagttcaaataaaattaaccaGAAAAAGCTagtcacaaataaaataaaattaaaaatcaaatcttTGAATGATGGAGAAGTTgag aTTGTATCAGAAGGAACAAAATTAAGACTTGTTGTGAATATGAAtcatcataataaataa
- the LOC105840353 gene encoding serine/threonine-protein kinase VRK1-like isoform X1, which translates to MAAKPPKRAPKKKGGYQMPEPIRAGEILRDISKGEWILGESIGVGGFGEVYSAAPYTGKVPKDNKDYPNVIKIEPHGNGPLFVEMHFYMRNCKSDEIATWQKKKKLTTLGIPRYIASGSHEYKNTKYRFLVIDRYGQNLWKIFEENRQFPEHIVYKLTLQIIDILEYIHHKNYVHADIKGENLLLDWKSYDQVYLVDFGLASRITSSTELKVDPKKAHNGTLQYTSRDAHMGVPTRRGDIEVLSYNMIMWLCGSLPWEKLLDPSTVQKEKEKAFNNIDNFLNKCFQGSAPQAVHKFMVLLASMKFNEIPSYDKLKETLITGLKNLGHKPDGKLKLNSIVSTKQIIPKDTPKKIKKPQEMKKINGVRKSPRKKDVDVPSSIKDSRKSTVGIVIDKKRGNLKDIQKALNEMDSDDEYDIQILKKAKKTDSTERVSTTVKNTIPSHRKKASVDSVVDTEDNSDIEPLRKRLNKTRQKKLITSKVKRKIKSLDDSETTSETEIVSKGTKSRPAGRNKVTTSRLQSNKVISKNESLSDEDIFD; encoded by the exons ATGGCAGCGAAACCGCCGAAAAGAGcaccaaaaaagaaaggaggTTATCAAATGCCCGAGCCGATACGGGCAGGAGAGATTCTCAGAGACATATCGAAGGGCGAATGGATCCTCGGCGAGTCAATTGGCGTCGGCGGTTTTGGGGAGGTTTATTCGG CTGCACCGTATACTGGAAAAGTTCCCAAAGACAACAAAGATTATCCTAAtgtcataaaaatt gaACCACATGGAAATGGCCCATTATTTGTAGAAATGCATTTTTACATGAGAAACTGTAAATCTGATGAAA TTGCTACATGgcagaaaaagaagaaacttaCTACACTCGGAATTCCTAGATATATTGCTTCTGGTAGtcatgaatataaaaatacaaaatatcgatttttagTAATAGATCGATATGGACaaaatttatggaaaatatttGAGGAAAACAGACAGTTTCCAGAAcacattgtatataaattaactttacaaATA atagaTATATTGGAATACATTCATCATAAAAACTATGTACACGCTGATATTAAAGgagaaaatttgttattagacTGGAAATCTTATGATCAAGTCTATTTAGTCGATTTTGGTTTAGCTTCTCGCATTACATCCAGCACTGAATTAAAAGTTGACCCAAAGAAGGCGCACAATGGCACTTTACAATACACGAGTAGAGATGCTCACATGGGAG taCCAACACGTCGTGGTGATATTGAAGTTTTGAGTTATAATATGATTATGTGGTTATGTGGTTCTTTACCGTGGGAAAAGTTACTTGATCCATCTACCGttcagaaagaaaaagaaaaagctttcaataatatagataattttcTGAATAAGTGTTTTCAAGGATCTGCTCCACAGGCTGTCCACAAATTCATGGTTTTATTAGCCAGTATGAAATTTAATGAGATACCATCTTACGACAAATTGAAGGAAACTTTAATAACTGGTTTAAAGAACTTGGGTCATAAACCAgatggaaaattaaaattaaacagcaTTGTATCAACTAAACAAATCATTCCTAAAGATACtccgaaaaaaataaagaaaccgCAAGAAATGAAGAAGATAAATGGAGTGAGAAAGAGTCCCCGAAAGAAAGATGTAGATGTTCCGAGTTCTATAAAAGACTCAAGAAAAAGTACCGTAGGTATTGTAATTGACAAGAAGCGTGGTAATCTAAAGGATATTCAAAAAGCATTAAATGAAATGGATTCTGATGATGAATATGATAttcaaattcttaaaaaagcaaaaaaaacaGACTCTACTGAAAGAGTAAGTACAACAGTGAAGAATACAATTCCATCACATAGAAAAAAAGCTTCAGTCGATTCAGTCGTAGATACTGAAGATAATTCTGATATAGAG CCGTTACGaaaacgtttaaataaaacgcGACAAAAAAAGCTAATCACAAGCAAAGTAAAACGAAAGATCAAATCTTTAGACGATTCAGAAACTACTTCTGAAACTgag attgtaTCAAAAGGAACAAAGTCAAGACCAGCTGGGAGAAATAAAGTAACCACAAGTAGGTTACAGTCCAATAAAGTAATATCCAAGAATGAAAGTCTGTCAGACGAAGATATATTCGACTAG
- the LOC105840342 gene encoding nuclear export mediator factor NEMF homolog, with product MKTRFNTYDLVCSVTELQRLIGMRVNQIYDIDHRTYLIRFQRSEEKCVLLLESGNRIHTTNFEWPKNIAPSGFSMKMRKHLKNKRLESLMQVGTDRIIKLQFGTGEAAYHIILEVYDRGNIILTDYEMVILNVLRPHTEGDKIRFAVREKYPLDRAHSTTMPPIDVIREHIQKAKEGDSLKKVLNPLLEFGSAVIDHVLLKAGFNLGCKIGKDFNVIEDMSKLTLALDNANNMINLAKKNVSKGYILQKKETKVTQDGKEDFIFANIEFHPFLFEQYNNQPYKEFDSFDAAVDEYFSMMEGQKIDLKALQQEREALQKLERVRKDHNQRLITLEKTQELDKQKAELISRNQALVDNAILAIQSALANQMSWPDIQVLLKEAQARGDSVASAIKQLKLETNHIALLLHDPYEDSDEESELKPMIIDIDLAHTAFSNAKKYYSQKKSAAKKQQKTIESQGKALKSAEKKTKQTLKEVQTIHTINKLRKTYWFEKFYWFITSENYLVIGGRDQQQNELIVKRYLKAGDLYVHADLTGASSVVIKNPSGNPVPPKSLAEAGTMAVAYSIAWDSKVIASAWWVHHDQVSKSAPTGEYLTTGSFMIRGKKNYLTQSQLIMGLGIMFRLEDSSIERHKDERRVKTIDEESEKADSIIEDDKEIELEGDSDEDENLENKSTLNPIQEEDPEKSEFHNDSAKKDVHEEDEEDTKYQFPDTQIKIDLSGPTVKLHVDNNQPLIQFQEDTKENVIYLGDDKPVIINTSKEKHTKTKQKIKNSKEPETEKIEKNDNESDNKKGDQPVLKRGQKGKLKKMKEKYKDQDEEDRRLSMLVLQSAGAAKEDKRKNRAKDSSGPKQGKKKTNPKPNIPPQSTHMMDNVDDEDTGPIPEVDMLDQLTGKPFSEDELLFAVPVVAPYNTLQNYKFKVKLTPGIGKRGKAAKTAIAVFLRDKEISSREKDLLKAIKDETIARNIPGKVKISAPQIQKLKK from the exons ATGAAGACACGGTTTAACACTTACGATCTTGTATGTTCAGTAACTGAACTACAAAg actCATTGGCATGCgtgttaatcaaatatatgaCATAGACCACCGTACATATCTCATACGTTTTCAACGTAGCGAAGAAAAATGTGTACTTTTGCTGGAATCTGGTAACAGAATTCATACCACAAATTTTGAGTGGCCAAAGAATATTGCCCCTTCTGGTTTCTCCATGAAG ATGCGTAAACATCTTAAGAACAAGAGATTAGAGAGTCTAATGCAAGTCGGTACGGatcgaataataaaattacaatttggaaCCGGTGAAGCTGCTTACCATATAATTTTAGAGGTGTACGATCGTGGTAATATAATCCTTACTGATTATGAAATGgtaattttaaatgtgttaaGGCCTCACACAGAAGGAGATAAGATTAG atttgcagtaagagaaaaatatccattagacAGAGCTCATTCCACAACTATGCCACCTATAGATGTTATCCGTGAGCATATTCAGAAAGCTAAGGAGGGAGATAGTCTTAAAAAAGTGTTAAATCCTCTATTAGAATTTGGTTCGGCTGTGATTGATCATGTTCTGCTCAAAGCAGGATTCAATCTTGGTTGCAAAATTGGAAAAGATTTCAATGTCATTGAAGATATGTCAAAATTAACTCTAGCGCTCGACAATGCGAATAACATGATAAATCttgcaaagaaaaatgtatcaaaagGATACATTctacagaaaaaagaaacgaaagtgACTCAGGATGGCAaggaagattttatatttgctaATATCGAATTTCATCCTTTCTTGTTTGAACAATACAATAATCAGCCATACAAAGAATTTGATTCTTTTGATGCCGCAGTAGATGAATATTTCTCTATGATGGAAGGACAAAAGATAGACTTGAAGGCATTACAGCAGGAAAGAGAGGCTTTGCAAAAATTAGAGAGAGTAAGAAAAGATCACAATCAGAGATTGATTACATTAGAAAAGACACAGGAATTAGATAAACAAAAAGCAGAATTGATCTCAAGGAATCAGGCTCTAGTGGATAATGCTATACTAGCCATACAAAGCGCCTTGGCAAATCAGATGTCTTGGCCGGATATTCAAGTTTTGTTAAAGGAAGCTCAAGCCAGGGGTGACTCAGTCGCTTCTgctataaaacaattaaaattagaaacaaaTCATATCGCTCTACTGTTGCACGATCCTTACGAAGATAGCGATGAGGAATCCGAGCTTAAACCAATGATTATTGACATAGATTTAGCCCATACAGCATTCAGTAACGCCAAGAAATATTACAGTCAAAAAAAGTCAGCCGCGAAGAAGCAGCAAAAGACGATAGAATCGCAGGGGAAAGCTTTGAAGTCGGCGgaaaagaaaacaaagcaaACGTTGAAAGAAGTGCAAACCATACatactattaataaattaaggaAGACATACtggtttgaaaaattttattggtttATTACATCCGAAAATTATTTAg tgaTTGGAGGTAGAGATCAACAACAAAACGAGTTGATAgtgaaaagatatttaaaggCTGGAGATTTGTATGTCCATGCCGATTTAACTGGTGCTAGTTCTGTCGTAATAAAAAATCCCAGTGGCAATCCTGTACCGCCAAAATCATTAGCAGAAGCAGGTACAATGGCTGTTGCATACAG CATAGCGTGGGATTCGAAAGTAATAGCTAGTGCATGGTGGGTGCATCATGATCAAGTATCCAAGAGTGCACCTACTGGAGAATATCTTACTACTGGATCCTTCATGATACGTGGGAAAAAAAACTATCTGACACAAAGTCAATTAATTATGGGATTAGGCATCATGTTTCGTCTGGAGGACAGTTCTATAGAACGACATAAGGATGAGAGGAGAGTGAAAACAATAGATGAGGAAAGTGAAAAAGCAGATTCGATAATTGAAGATGATAAGGAAATAGAATTGGAAGGCGATTCAGATGAAG atgAAAATCTAGAGAACAAAAGCACATTAAATCCAATTCAGGAGGAGGATCCAGAGAAATCAGAATTTCATAATGATAGTGCTAAGAAAGATGTTCATGAAGAAGACGAAGAAGAcacaaaatatcaatttcctgatacacaaattaaaattgatcttTCAGGCCCAAC GGTAAAACTACATGTTGATAATAATCAGCCCTTAATACAATTCCAAGAGGACacgaaagaaaatgtaatttacttAGGAGATGATAAGcctgttataataaatacatcaaAAGAGAAACatacaaaaacaaaacaaaaaattaaaaattcaaaagaaccggaaacagaaaaaatcgaaaaaaatgataatgaaaGTGATAACAAAAAAGGAGATCAACCAGTATTAAAACGAGGACAAAAGgggaaattaaagaaaatgaaagaaaagtaTAAGGATCAGGATGAGGAAGATAGAAGACTTTCGATGCTTGTTTTACAG TCGGCAGGTGCAGCCAAGgaagacaaaagaaaaaatagagcTAAAGATTCATCAGGTCCAAAacaaggaaagaaaaaaacaaatccAAAACCAAACATTCCACCACAATCCACGCACATGATGGATAATGTTGATGACGAAGACACGGGTCCAATTCCTGAAGTCGATATGCTCGATCAATTAACAGGAAAACCTTTTTCAGAAgatgaattattatttgctgTTCCTGTGGTGGCACCttataatacattacaaaattacaa gttCAAGGTAAAATTGACACCTGGTATTGGAAAAAGAGGCAAAGCTGCCAAAACAGCTATAGCTGTATTTCTCCGAGACAAAGAAATTTCTTCACGTGAAAAAGACCtattaaaagcaattaaagaTGAGACAATAGCTAGGAATATACCTGGAAAAGTGAAAATAAGCGCCCCtcaaattcaaaaattaaaaaaataa
- the LOC105840353 gene encoding serine/threonine-protein kinase VRK1-like isoform X2, translated as MDPRRVNWRRRFWGGLFGYMKFYVALYYDYIGSYSEEMLQKSAPYTGKVPKDNKDYPNVIKIEPHGNGPLFVEMHFYMRNCKSDEIATWQKKKKLTTLGIPRYIASGSHEYKNTKYRFLVIDRYGQNLWKIFEENRQFPEHIVYKLTLQIIDILEYIHHKNYVHADIKGENLLLDWKSYDQVYLVDFGLASRITSSTELKVDPKKAHNGTLQYTSRDAHMGVPTRRGDIEVLSYNMIMWLCGSLPWEKLLDPSTVQKEKEKAFNNIDNFLNKCFQGSAPQAVHKFMVLLASMKFNEIPSYDKLKETLITGLKNLGHKPDGKLKLNSIVSTKQIIPKDTPKKIKKPQEMKKINGVRKSPRKKDVDVPSSIKDSRKSTVGIVIDKKRGNLKDIQKALNEMDSDDEYDIQILKKAKKTDSTERVSTTVKNTIPSHRKKASVDSVVDTEDNSDIEPLRKRLNKTRQKKLITSKVKRKIKSLDDSETTSETEIVSKGTKSRPAGRNKVTTSRLQSNKVISKNESLSDEDIFD; from the exons ATGGATCCTCGGCGAGTCAATTGGCGTCGGCGGTTTTGGGGAGGTTTATTCGGGTATATGAAATTCTATGTCGCATTATATTATGATTACATTGGGTCATATTCAGAagaaatgttacaaaaat CTGCACCGTATACTGGAAAAGTTCCCAAAGACAACAAAGATTATCCTAAtgtcataaaaatt gaACCACATGGAAATGGCCCATTATTTGTAGAAATGCATTTTTACATGAGAAACTGTAAATCTGATGAAA TTGCTACATGgcagaaaaagaagaaacttaCTACACTCGGAATTCCTAGATATATTGCTTCTGGTAGtcatgaatataaaaatacaaaatatcgatttttagTAATAGATCGATATGGACaaaatttatggaaaatatttGAGGAAAACAGACAGTTTCCAGAAcacattgtatataaattaactttacaaATA atagaTATATTGGAATACATTCATCATAAAAACTATGTACACGCTGATATTAAAGgagaaaatttgttattagacTGGAAATCTTATGATCAAGTCTATTTAGTCGATTTTGGTTTAGCTTCTCGCATTACATCCAGCACTGAATTAAAAGTTGACCCAAAGAAGGCGCACAATGGCACTTTACAATACACGAGTAGAGATGCTCACATGGGAG taCCAACACGTCGTGGTGATATTGAAGTTTTGAGTTATAATATGATTATGTGGTTATGTGGTTCTTTACCGTGGGAAAAGTTACTTGATCCATCTACCGttcagaaagaaaaagaaaaagctttcaataatatagataattttcTGAATAAGTGTTTTCAAGGATCTGCTCCACAGGCTGTCCACAAATTCATGGTTTTATTAGCCAGTATGAAATTTAATGAGATACCATCTTACGACAAATTGAAGGAAACTTTAATAACTGGTTTAAAGAACTTGGGTCATAAACCAgatggaaaattaaaattaaacagcaTTGTATCAACTAAACAAATCATTCCTAAAGATACtccgaaaaaaataaagaaaccgCAAGAAATGAAGAAGATAAATGGAGTGAGAAAGAGTCCCCGAAAGAAAGATGTAGATGTTCCGAGTTCTATAAAAGACTCAAGAAAAAGTACCGTAGGTATTGTAATTGACAAGAAGCGTGGTAATCTAAAGGATATTCAAAAAGCATTAAATGAAATGGATTCTGATGATGAATATGATAttcaaattcttaaaaaagcaaaaaaaacaGACTCTACTGAAAGAGTAAGTACAACAGTGAAGAATACAATTCCATCACATAGAAAAAAAGCTTCAGTCGATTCAGTCGTAGATACTGAAGATAATTCTGATATAGAG CCGTTACGaaaacgtttaaataaaacgcGACAAAAAAAGCTAATCACAAGCAAAGTAAAACGAAAGATCAAATCTTTAGACGATTCAGAAACTACTTCTGAAACTgag attgtaTCAAAAGGAACAAAGTCAAGACCAGCTGGGAGAAATAAAGTAACCACAAGTAGGTTACAGTCCAATAAAGTAATATCCAAGAATGAAAGTCTGTCAGACGAAGATATATTCGACTAG